Below is a genomic region from Raphanus sativus cultivar WK10039 chromosome 4, ASM80110v3, whole genome shotgun sequence.
CTCCGCCTCTTGCTCCTACACCTACACGGAGGTTCCTCCCAGAGTGCACCAGATCCCGCGGCGAACGACGCCGACGGCGACCGCTTCGCTCTACGAGATTCTCGAGGTTCCTCGCGGCGCGACGGGCCAGGACATCAAATCGGCTTACCGGAGATTGGCTAGGATCTGCCATCCCGACGTTGCCGATCGGAGTAACTCTTCTTCTTCGGCGGATGAGTTCATGAAGATCCACGCGGCGTACTGTACTCTTTCCGATCCTGAGAAACGCTCTGTGTATGATCGGAGGATTCTTCGCCGGAGCCGTCCTTTGACCGTCAGCACCTCCGGGATGGGCAGTTACGTGGGACGGAACTGGGAGACCGATCAGTGCTGGTAGCGAGCTGACTCAGTGACCGAGTTAGCTCGAGTTAATTcgaattaatattataaaaaacgGTTGTAAATAGGAAGCGGTAAATCTGGGATTAACGATGTAATTAATAGTAGTATTAGTGTGCTAACATACGCCAAGAGCTAAAACGTACGCTTCCCTCCCTCCCCCCACGAGTGATCAGCGCCGTTTGTTTCGTGTAACGCAGGATCTacgtgtgtgtgttttttaCCTTGTGAATCCTAATATAGTATtatcaatgaaaacaaaataaatactttAGTTACTTTCGTTTTTTGTTCATCTAGAGACTAGAGCTAATCTTTAAGATTATGATTTACTTATGGTTCCAATATACCCATTTTCAGTGCATAATAGATATCATCACAAGtaacaaaaaagtatatataaattgttacgAATATGCTTGGAGCAGTTTCATTTTCTATCAACTGTCCAGGTTGATATTAAGTTTTCGTATGTTTTGTTTACTCTATGAACTTGGGTTGGTCTCAGTTCTTTGGATGGAAATTAGGAATCTCCACGATTGGTGGAACACATCAATAAGTGATTATATCTTTCTGTCCCACAAGGCACCTGATATTTCAGAACACGTGAACATGGCTAATGAAAGCAGATTATATTTCAGTGCGAACCGAAGCTGAGTTCTTTCAAGTGCTAAGTTGAGAGATTTCGAGTTAATAAATGTTGAGGCCAAAGTGGGTTTATCGATGCATCGATGTGTCTGTTGTCACTATAGTCcaaatacattatatatatggtATTTGGGTCcctctttttcattttaaaatcaatacaaTGTTTGATATCACTAGAATGATATCGATATCTATTTGGTGTTCTACGCTGTGATATCAGTTGAAATCTGAAATCAAAATTGGGAAACGTAGATGAGATATGTAGTATAGTTTTGTTCTCATTTCATTGGTGTGGTTATCAATCTTCTGATATACTCAAATTGTAATCtcttgaaataataataataagattaaACCCCAGACAATAACACATGGTGAGATGGAACTTGGGAACACTATAGGGACATGATAAAGGCGATGCATACTTTTGTTAAGTTGAAACTTATTTGAATGACTTTGTTGATAAATAGTTAAATACTAATCTTTAGGTTTACTGGCCCCGCGAGATTGTGGAAATTGGAAAAGTAACTCATGTTGGTAAGTGGTTAAGATCTTCTGCAATAAATTATTGCcgtatttttatcttaatttgtCGGGACAATACATACTATTGCATACTTAATTAGATGTATTCTAGAATCCATATATTAATATCCTTCTAGAAGCTATAATGATATATAGTGcatcatttctttctttctccagGGCATATAAACCGAATTAAAAAGAACCCCAAACTTGTGGCTTTCTTCCTCTTATGTTACTGTCATCTGTGTGAAGAATTTGATTCAGCGTCTTTTATGTATAAGAAGTTTTCGATGTTTAACTGAAAGACGTGCTCCAGTGTATTATATGTACAAATAGATTCATTGTAACCACGATGTCTTCGTTTAggagaaaaaaaatgtaatttattgaATTAATCTGTTCATCTTTTGTGATGAACATAAAAACGAAGGAGGCAAAAGTCACGCAGAAGAGtgaataaaatagattaattattttttctcattTGGGACAAATATCAAATGTTCGTTATCGTCATTATTTGCATGCAGGTGTATATAAATAACTAGagataaaatcattataaaatcacgtgttttttatatttgtaaaactACTTAAAAGAAGTGATGAGAACAATATTcataaaaatcatcaaaatcaagTTAATGAAGTTTGGTGATATATACAGAGTCAGTACTAACATGAGAAGATAGACCATTACTcaatttcattatatttttttactttaaaatagagtttaaaataaaaatgttttaattctacttcattttctaatttataacgaaataaaaatagatttagtccataaatgaaataatatatatttattgttttcacTGTATTTTAATACCAAAATAGAATAGAGTTAGAGAAAAAATCACTCCATTATTGGATTACTTagttttagaagaaaaatagaATTTAACATTTTGAATGCTCCTAGGCTCTAAAATTTGTGATATATATATGGATTATtcagaataaatatatatatatatatacactaatcACTTACTAATTGTTTCAAGTTTCATAAATCTCAAAATTGCCTTTGGAAGTATAATTAaccttttttataaaaaataagtttggTTCTctcaaccaaaataaaaagcaaGTCTGGtggataaaatttaaatttctcttTTCGATAGTTAGGAGCCTAGAACTAGAGGATAGTCTTATGAAGAAAACCAAAAAGTTCAATATTTTTTCTGTAACGACCATCATTTTCGGGGTCCGGGTAGTAACTTGTGGAATAACTGCGAGCTAAGTACGATGCGTttcaaataataacaaaaatatatcaatatatagttatatatagaGATTTTTGCTACTGTGGATAGCGGTGCGGTTGGTTACCATTCCTTTTTATAATTATGGAACACGTCCCCGAAATAAATATGGTTGGTTCAAGACTTCAAGTTCTAACTTTCAAGTAACATTGGATGTAGCCAGTAACGAGTTGCAGAATAACCCAGCTAGCGTTAACCAATAAATGCAATGTCTCTCGGGGCCCAATATAACTTATCCAGTCACATctttaacaataataataaaactttcACTAAACTTTCAGGGTGTTCAAAAGCTTCCGCAAATTGTTATCATTTGAATTTTCAATCattaaaaactactaaaattgGGCAAATCACAATCCAATAATTAAAATCGAATTGCTTTGAATTTATTAAGCATGCCTATGGTTTCTTTGCCAccttaaaatatgtttattatcATCCTACATTAGAAAATCGGATATGATTCCTGATAAAGTAATAATATGTATAGAATATGGGGTgctcaataatttaaaatttcaagaacAGAAAAGCCTACGACGACTTGGTAAAATTACAAAAGTAATTTACTCCGACAACGAAAGCCGGCGAAGACCGACGTGTTCTGTAAGAAAGACATTAGAAATGACGAAACCGTGTTTCAAAGACCAAACCAATCCAAACCCCCCAAAACAAAAAGCTTCATaatctttcttcattttctttaaaagaaaaatcaagacCAACCCGTTCCTAAGTTTCATTGATCACACCTCACCACACCAGCTTTAGTTGTTAAATCGATGGATGATCTAGCGAAGCAGATACTGACAAGACCCATTCAACTCGCAGACCAAGTGGTGAAAGCCGGAGACGAAGCCACAATCAACAAGCAAGAATGCGCCGAGATCAAGTCAAAAACAGAGAAGCTCGCAGCTCTCCTCCGTCAAGCCGCGCGTGCGAGCTCCGACCTCTACGAGCGTCCCACGCGCCGCATCATCGACGACACCGAGAGCGTCCTCCAGAAGGCATTGACCATGGTCCAGAGATGCCGCGACGACGGCTACATAATGCGCCTCTTCAACATAATCCCCGCCGCGGCATTCCGGAAAATGATCTCTCAGCTGGAGAACTCCGTCGGAGACGTCTCCTGGCTCCTCCGCGTCTCGACTCCCGCCGGTAACGACGAAGACGAAGGGGTCGGTTACCTAGGACTCCCTCCCATCGCGGCCAACGAGCCGATCTTGTGTCTGATCTGGGAGCAGATCGCGGTTTTGATGACCGGTTCGCCGGACGATAAAGCCGACGCCGCCGCGTCCTTAGCATCCTTAGCGAAAGACAACCCTAGATACGTGAAGCTGATAGTTGAAGAAGGTGGAGTCAACCCTCTGTTGAAGCTAGTGAAAGAAGGAAAAATCGACGGTCAGGAAAACGCCGCGAGGACGATCGGGTTATTGGGCCGAGACCCGGAGAGCGTGGAGCAGATGATTCAAGCTGGCGTTTGTTCGGTGCTTGCGAATATTCTTAAAGAAGGTTCGATGAGGGTACAAGCGGTTGTTGCTTGGGCCGTTTCTGAGCTAGTCGATGGGAACAACCACGCCAAGTGTCAAGAGCTGTTCGCTCAGAATAACGTGATAAGGCTTTTAGTGAGCCATTTAGCGTTTGAGACGGTTCAAGAACATAGCAAATACGCGGTCGTCGCGGGTAGAGCCACGTCGATGCACCACGCCGTCGTGATGGCGAGCAAAACTAGTAGCTTGCCGGCGTTGCGTGAGGAGGAAGATAACGAGATGAATCCATTGCCGAATCAGATGCACAGCATCATCAAGACTACAATGGCGATGAAATCGGCTAAATCTTTTATCGGCGACGAACCGCCGCCGCCGTCGCCGGGAAAGCCGCCGGAGAAGAGCTACAGTGGAATAAGCAAGCCTTTCAGCGCGGCGCATCAGTCGCGGAACGCGTCGGTGACGAGGGGGAGGGAGCTGGAGGATCCAACGACGAAGGCGTACATGAAAGCGATGGCGGCGAGGGCGCTGTGGAAGCTCGCGGTGGGGAACGCGACGATCTGCCGAGTCATCACCGAGTCGAGAGCCCTGCTCTGCTTCGCGGTTCTGCTGGAGAACGGAGACGAGGAGACGAGGTACAACACGGCCATGGCGATAATGGAGATCACCGCGGTTGCGGAGGAAAACGCCGATCTGAGGAGATCAGCGTTCAGACGCACTTCCCCCGCGTGCAAAGCGGTTGTTGACCAGCTGTTCCGAATCGTCGAAAACGCAGACGCGGGATCGGATCTGCTCATCCCCTGCGTCAGGTCCATCGGGAACTTGGCTCGGACGTTCAAGTCCGCGGAGACGGGAATGATCGTTCCTCTGGTGAAGCTCTTGGACGACGGGGAGCCGGAGTTAGCGGCGGAGGTGGCGGTTGCGATGGCGAAGTTCGCGACGGGGGATAACTTCTTGGGGAAAGAGCACTCGAGGACGATCATCGACGCGGGAGGATCGAAGCTTCTCGTGCAGCTGGCGTACTTCGGGGATAACGGAGCTCAGATTCCGGCGTTGGTTTTGCTGAGCTACGTGGCGATGAATGTGCCGGACAGTGAGCAGCTGGCTAAGGATGAAGTGCTGACGGTGTTGGAGTGGGCGTCGAAGCAAGGGAGTGTGACGGAGGAAGAAGACATGGAACATTTGTTGTATGAAGCTAAGAGTAGACTTGAGCTTTATCAGTCACGAGGAGCCAGAGGCTTTCATgtatgattgattgattgattgttgATTCATGATTGACTTAAGAAGCTTCGTTTCTGGATCGCATTAGAAATATAGTTTTTTCACATTTATTCAAATGGTATTCTTGTAGATGatgactgtttttttttaaagaaaactacCTCCACTACTATCAAAAAGTTGTAATATAACATTTTCCAGtattcaatttgttttttggCTTGGCATTTTGAAGGCATCATTTTGCATCTGATTAAGATTCTGTTATTTTACCAGTAAGTTCTTAAAAAATTGTACATGCCAACTTACCAGTACTTCTTAcatattttatatccaaataatCTATTTTGCAAACATAGTTAAACTCTTTGGTCTAATCATCGACTAAGGTTTTAGTTCTTCTACAAAGAAAAGATGGAAATGGATTCTCATAAAATGTGATTTACTGCAAATATAATGAAAGTACCAGTGtgtattaattttgtaaaaggCTAGCTAAGGATGTATACAGCATGTTGCAAATTATGAAGTGCTATACTATGACTTATTTTTTGAAGCTGAATTTTATGTAGAACTCTTGGGGCTAATCTTCACTGTGAATAAACCAACAATACTATGATGATAGACACTCTTAGatagaaaataaagaaacatctctggtccaaaccaaaccaaatctaGATTAGGCCCATATGAGAAACTCCTGAAACTATGAGCCCAATATACAATCCAACTAAAGGCCCCAATCTTATCAAATCACTAAATGATTAATGCGAAACGAAAGGTCAGGATTAAAAACAGCTAAGGTGGACGCGTGCACACCCGAAAACCGACGGTGATAAGAGTTTGAAAGTGAAGTGGCAGAGTTTCCCAAATTCCCCACTCCCGAAGAATCCTCCACTCACATCTGTGTAGTCAAATTAGGGTTTGAGTACATCTCCCACTAATTAGGGTTAATCTCCATCAACTCCTACCTCTCTATATATACACAAACACGCCGACGGTTTTCTCAACCAACAAACCCTAATCACTCAAAAATCTTCAATCCGATGGCGTCAGAGGATCAATCGGCGGCGAGATCTACCGGGAAGGTGAACTGGTTCAACGACTCCAAGGGATACGGTTTCATCACCCCCGACGGCGGCGGAGAAGAGCTTTTCGTTCACCAATCCTCCATCGTCTCCGACGGTTACAGGAGCCTAGCCATCGACGATTTGGTCGAGTTCTCCGTCGTAGAGGGAACCGACGGGAAGACCAAAGCCGTCGACGTCACTGCTCCCGGCGGTGCTCCTCTCCGTAAAAAGGAGACCAGCTCTCGCGGCGGCGGTGTTGTCAGGCGCGGCGGAGGAGGAAGTTGTTATAACTGCGGCGAGGCTGGTCATCTTGCTAAGGATTGCCGTGATGAAGACGGCGGTGAGCGTGAAGCGTCTTGTTACAGTTGTGGTGAGTCTGGTCACTTGGCTAGGGATTGCGTTCAGAAATCCAGCGGCGGCGGTGAACGTGGAGGAGCCtccggtggtggtggaggtgggTGCTACACTTGCGGTGAAGCTGGTCACTTTGCTAGGGATTGCGTTCAGAAAGGAACCGGCGGTGAACGTGGAAGcggcggcggtggtggtggtacTTGTTACACGTGTGGTGGAGTCGGACACATGGCTAGAGATTGTGCGACGAAGAGACAGTCTGGAGCTTGTTACGAGTGTGGGGGTACTGGTCACTTGGCTCGTGATTGTGACAGGAGAGGAAGTGGTGGAGGAGGCGGTAGAAACGcaggtggaggtggtggagagtGTTACAAGTGTGGTGAAAGAGGTCACTTTGCGAGGGAATGTTCTGTTGCTTGATTTACTCTCTAATCAACAAAAGGATGGAGATGGATTTGAGTAAtgtataagtttttatattactCTTCGTCTTCGTTTCTAATATTTTGCTTGTCGGAATGATGAATTTGCTTGGtccttttaatgtttttttttgttttattattatacaaaaagGGTTTAAATCCTTTTTCTTTGTGGTAATAACTATGTAAGTTTAACTGGATTTGGTTTCTGATATGGATACTGtacttttgcttttcttttgcTTATGTCACTTtgagttttgttctttttgtttgCCAGTTGTGCTGGGTTTCAGTTTATTGCATTCTGTGTACTTTGTACGGGATAACCTGAGACCTCACTATACAACCAAACCTATGTTTTCACCTTTACACATTAATTTTGACACAAAGATCAAGCCAATTTTGATTCTTTGGCTTGATCTTCTCTTCTCAGGAAGCTGGCCTCTCAAGCTACTATCTACCATCTCTCGAAGCAGAGAAACAACCTAATGCATAATCAGATTTCTATCTCACCAGGATCTCTCTTTTATGCCATTGATAAGGAGATAAGGAACATTATTTCATCTAGAAGATCTAGAAAGAATTTTCATTCTCTTATGTTGATATGGCTGTCATAAGGTCCTTTGTTGGGAAGTAACCTCTATAATCCACCTTGTTttttaccttctttttttttgccaaggTGGTTTAAACATTAGATCTTTCTTGTAAAATCTTTTTTCATTATATGATATTCACATTtacattttagcaaaaaaaaaaaaattgattctttTATACAAGAGTAGCAGCAATTTATAAAATGTCCATgacttttacttatttttttagaaGTTAGATTAATACGATCTTTGCTTAagtttttttgactaaattgAGGGATTTTTATGTTAATCTTTGCTTAAGTTGATACGTAATTACAGTCATAATTAGCAGAATCCAAGATCGATGACGAATCTTCCTAAAATAGAAGAATCTGGAAACCTAAATTTGGTTGTTCATCTTTTCCTGTCCCGACAGAGCCACGCAATCGAATTATCATTGGTAAGATTATAGTACTgtaatacacacacacacacacaataaCCTGACTAGGTTAATCATCAGCCACGTCCACCGAAAACCCTACATTAATCAACTGACATTATCATTTTGAACTAAATAGCCATTTGAGATGTCTCCTGTAAAACCAAACAACTCAACGTGGTTGATTCCAGCAGATTGTAAATGAATATAACATACTAAAACTCTAATCAGCTACTAATTCATCTATAGTTTGGTTAGCGGTTATATCAGCAGCTTACCAGGCAATTACACAGAGTAACATTGTTCCCATAAGCTTCTACTCAATTAATCTAAGATCAAAATGAAAAGCTCACCATTACACAACACTCTGCCCACATAACACAAGAGCCAGATAGAGAGATACGTACAGACAAGTCTGTAATATCATTTACAGATAATTTATCAATGTTGTATCGATGAGACTAAAAGGATGCCGGAAGAAGGAGAGAGGAGTTTAACCAGATCTACGGAGAAGAGCTTGGCGAAGGATCTTCCATCTAAGAGAAGAAGTTGAAGTGTGCTCCACGGAAATATCTTTATTGCTTCCTCCGCCTGCCTGGACGACGACGATTTCCAAAATAATCAGTCTACAATCTACATGTTagttatttttacatttgattatattttgtaaataatatttaaactaaCTAAGTTAAAAAGTCTTAGCTCTTAACTCAAAGTCAAACTCATATACACAAGTCAAAAGAAACTAGTCAAGTGATCAGATTAGACATCCCTTagattttttcttcttgtaCTTACTTTGtctagattttttatttttgtttagatttctTTCTTGTAACTATTATTTATCCAGTTTAATTACGTTACAATCTTTTGGATTATTTTCCCAAAATGTAATTTTGAGGAATATGAGATGAAATTGCAAATTGATCTACTCTAAAGCATACACTACAAAAAACAGTTAAAATTTTGACCATTATATCCGACATAAAATGGTCAGAAACACTCTATATTGTCCAACTTCTGACCATTTATAGTCGTCAAAAAAACTCGTCAGAAATTTGCTTTGGTCGGAAAGTGGTCAATAATTTCTTGACCACATAAATGGTCAGGAAAATCGTCAGAAATATTATCAAAAAGTGGTCACAGTTTTCTTAACTATTTCCTGACCAATTTATGATATTTCTAaccatttattaataaattatctaATTATTTCAATTAGATTTATTAATCAATGAAActgtatttaaaatacaaatgactaaattaaatatagtttagagttGAAACCTAAACAATTAACATTGAAATAGTTTTAACATAGtatttacataaattttaaaaacaacaaataaagCTACAAAAAGCAAGAATAATAATATCTTCTCATCTACTACTGTCTTCTTGTCTTCTGTTTGTAGTCCATAATCGTGTTTCTTGGTCTTAAGCACTATTCCATAAAACCAGCTGAAAGTACTTGTCATGGATCTGGCATTGTTCCAATCTAAAACGGTAACCTTTAATCACATTGTTTTCCTGTAAAATAAAAAGCATATAAgaaacaagaattttttttgataaatatgaaaaattaacTTACCATGAAAACTAGAGTGTTGATCTCTGCCTGGGTAGGAAAGAAATCAATTAAAACTCAATGAAAATTTACTTAAGAAAATTCTTTATAATACTTAAACGGTTAAACCTATAAGTCATTGCAAATCAACCAATTATATAAGAGAAACATTACCTGTAGCGCTAGAGTGGTCTCCTCTGAGAATCAGTATGAAGAAAGAGTTATGCGCCTCTGGAGTTAAGAAGAAGACGTTAAAAGAAAATGTATATTAGGTTAAAAGTATCTAGTTTTATTAACCAAGCGTATAACACAGTTTTTTGACTATTTTCTGACCACTACACAAAATAggaaaaatagttaaaattttattaaaactctGACCATTTTTTGATCAATTTCTGATCATTTTCTGACCTTATTAAAATAGTCAAGACTTGGTCACAATTACCGATCATTTTTGTTACCAATTCAGTTCGTCAGTAGTTTCTGACCACTTTTTATCCACTTTATTTAATCATCATAAAACTGTTAGTCTGTGGTCGGAAATAATTTTGACAACTTATATGGTCAGCAATTTGGTCAGAATAAGCTATGCTTTCTTGTAGTGATACGGTATACCTCTgtcaaaaatagagaaaataataGGTGACaggatatataattttcatgaaACTATTATTTAACTCTGTAAGTTATAAACAattgttaaaacaaaacaacactTATCTTCCTTACATCTTATATCCACTAAAAAGGGTTTTTCAtcattataattaattagacctattaattatttaatcttTTAGGTTACAAATTACTAAATTAGAACAAAAAAGATCCCTTCCTTTTTGAGATAAGAAACATAGGCAAATTAGTGATAATCTGTAGTACGGTAGATTACAAAGTAAATTTTGGATAAAGCTTTTCAAGAAAGAAAATTTTGGAAAAGCACTTGTAGTTATGTATTAAACCGTCCCCCGGTTTAGACATAAAAGTACGCGCTCTTCAAACACGCAACACCCACGTCTGTCTGTCTGTATTCGGACAGCAAATTACTTAACACTTAATCAAAAGTACATCCGCTTATCTTTCTCACTTATTCATTTTTGGCCCAAATCCTTTTTCACATTCATATAAAATACCCATAACCTTTCTTCTCCTTCATTTCCCCATTCGTCTTCCTCCTCTGTTCCTAACTCCCGGCGATAAAAAATGGAATCTTCTCCAAGACCCAAGCTTTACCCAACCATCGACACTTCAACCACCACTCCTCCACTCCCGAGCTCTTCTACTAACAACCTCTACCCCTCACTCGACGTGGATGATCTCGTCAACAACATCTTCCCGGAGCAGTCCTCGACAGCCTCTGCTCCTCCGGTGGCGACGGAGGAAGTGATCCTCACAATCCACGGCGCGATTCTCCACCTCATCGACAAATCCTACAGCGTCGAGCTCGCCGTCGGAGAACTCCAGATCCTCCGTCTCGTTCACGGAGACATCACCGTCGCGGTTTTCGCCCGCGTCGCCGACGAGATCCAGTGGCCGTTGACCAAAGACGAACCCGCCGTGAAGGTAGACGAGTCTCATTACTTCTTCTCGCTCCGACCCGTTAACGAACCCGGGTCGGATCACCCCGCCGACGCCGACGACCCGGATATGCTGAACTACGGGCTCACCATCGCTTCAAAAGGACAAGAGCCCCTCCTGGAGAAGCTGGACGAGATCCTAGCGGACTACAGCAGCTTCACGGCGGAGAAAGTCGAAACCTTGACGGATTTAACGGCGGCGAAGGAGACGTCGCCGGCGGAGCTGAcggggaagaggaagaggatggTGGAGAAGCAATGCACGGCGTACTGGACGACTCTGGCTCCGAACGTGGAGGATTACAGCGGAGTCGCGTCGAAGATGGTCGCCGCCGGTTCCGGACAGCTGATCAAAGGGATACTCTGGTGTGGAGATGTGACGATGGATCGTCTCATGTGGGGTAACGACTTCATGAAACGGAAGCTGACCAAAgcagagaaggagagagaattTAGCCCTTCCACTCTAAAACGTCTCAAAAGGTAcaatcttttattattattattttttttttttttgtttatgttcaAGAATGTGTGTTTGAGACTTAATGGGTTGTATATATAACAGAGTGAGGAAGATGACGAAGATGACGGAGAAAGTGGCGAAAGGAGTGCTCTCTGGTGCTGTGAAAGTCTCTGGATTCTTCACGAGCTCGGTGGTGAATAGCGCAGCTGGGAAGAAACTATTTGGTCTTCTTCCTGGAGAGATGGTTCTTGCAACACTTGACGGTTTCAGTAAGAGTTGACTTAGTACCCTACTATGTCCTTTTGTATACATCTTGACACTGATTTTTAACATGTGTGTGTGACAGACAAGGTTTGTGATGCTGTTGAAATAGCGGGAAAGAACGTTATGAAAACAACTTCAACTGTCACTACTGAGATAGTCGATCACAAGTAAGTATAAAAGACAAATGTGTTCAGTGGTTGTTATATTGGTCGGATGATTTAATGTTTTTGatattattgtgtttttttttaggTATGGAGCAAAGACAGCAGAGGCGACAAACGCAGGGCTTGGAGCAGCAGGGCATGCTCTTGGAACGGCGTGGACAGTTTTCAAGTTAAGACAAGTTCTTAACCCAAAGAGTGCAGTTAAACCATCGTCGTTGGCTTCAACCGTAATTAAAACGGCAGCTAAAGAACGGAAGAAGGGGAAAAGAGTTCTAAGTAGAGGAGTTTTGGACATCAGTCTCATTGCCTTGGTACAGAAGCAATGAGcagatcaaaagaaaatattaggGTTTTTGGTTATTGTTGTTGGTGCATGTGTTTTACCTTCTTTGAgtgaatatatttatacagacattgatacaatttttttaattgggtTTGACTGGTGAACTTCAAAATATCATTGTGAGAAtgataatgttttctttttgtatgttttgattttcttaGTTGTTTGAGTAGTGAATGTTTCTATGCACCCGTCGTTGGTTAAGCAAAACAGAGTTATTAGCGAATGGTTGGAGAGCAAGAAAGATGTTACGCAAGAGGAAGTGTAATGGGAGCACAGTTTCTAGAAGAGATGGAGAGCTCGAAGGTCTCTACGAGTCTTCTCTATATCTTTGAGGTACTCTGCATCGATGCTCATTGCCATTGCAAGACTTTCCAAGAGCAAGTACAAGAATTCAAGTACTAGGATTGAGCAATGTCTATATTTTAAAGAAGGGTCTATGGAGAAGTATGTTTTGTCAGCTGGAGAAAGCAAAGTATGTTTTGGAAGAAGCCTTATCCTAATCTTAGCAAAGTATATTCACATTTTTACTATTTATCCAACTAGTTATCTTTGCATGTTTGTtgttgacatatatatatatatatagattatatatttagaCTGTTTCTTATGCATGTGCATGACGTAAGAATGTCGGAGATGAAGTTCATTATGTGCACGATAGCCTACATTTTAGTACTAAACAAGACACATGACCAACATTATGATGTTCCATTAGAGAAATGTCTTGTTGACGCATTGCATATGAAtcatgataattttttttatagaaaagtgtctaaaatactaaaaaccaaaaccaatcaaacataacaacaaaaaccgttaatatgttttt
It encodes:
- the LOC130510835 gene encoding chaperone protein dnaJ 11, chloroplastic-like, encoding MLSSSPTSFAHPFLSASPPLSPISPPSRGARLPPPLVSASCSYTYTEVPPRVHQIPRRTTPTATASLYEILEVPRGATGQDIKSAYRRLARICHPDVADRSNSSSSADEFMKIHAAYCTLSDPEKRSVYDRRILRRSRPLTVSTSGMGSYVGRNWETDQCW
- the LOC130511733 gene encoding uncharacterized protein LOC130511733 gives rise to the protein MDDLAKQILTRPIQLADQVVKAGDEATINKQECAEIKSKTEKLAALLRQAARASSDLYERPTRRIIDDTESVLQKALTMVQRCRDDGYIMRLFNIIPAAAFRKMISQLENSVGDVSWLLRVSTPAGNDEDEGVGYLGLPPIAANEPILCLIWEQIAVLMTGSPDDKADAAASLASLAKDNPRYVKLIVEEGGVNPLLKLVKEGKIDGQENAARTIGLLGRDPESVEQMIQAGVCSVLANILKEGSMRVQAVVAWAVSELVDGNNHAKCQELFAQNNVIRLLVSHLAFETVQEHSKYAVVAGRATSMHHAVVMASKTSSLPALREEEDNEMNPLPNQMHSIIKTTMAMKSAKSFIGDEPPPPSPGKPPEKSYSGISKPFSAAHQSRNASVTRGRELEDPTTKAYMKAMAARALWKLAVGNATICRVITESRALLCFAVLLENGDEETRYNTAMAIMEITAVAEENADLRRSAFRRTSPACKAVVDQLFRIVENADAGSDLLIPCVRSIGNLARTFKSAETGMIVPLVKLLDDGEPELAAEVAVAMAKFATGDNFLGKEHSRTIIDAGGSKLLVQLAYFGDNGAQIPALVLLSYVAMNVPDSEQLAKDEVLTVLEWASKQGSVTEEEDMEHLLYEAKSRLELYQSRGARGFHV
- the LOC108855302 gene encoding cold shock protein 1-like, which encodes MASEDQSAARSTGKVNWFNDSKGYGFITPDGGGEELFVHQSSIVSDGYRSLAIDDLVEFSVVEGTDGKTKAVDVTAPGGAPLRKKETSSRGGGVVRRGGGGSCYNCGEAGHLAKDCRDEDGGEREASCYSCGESGHLARDCVQKSSGGGERGGASGGGGGGCYTCGEAGHFARDCVQKGTGGERGSGGGGGGTCYTCGGVGHMARDCATKRQSGACYECGGTGHLARDCDRRGSGGGGGRNAGGGGGECYKCGERGHFARECSVA
- the LOC108855301 gene encoding senescence/dehydration-associated protein At4g35985, chloroplastic gives rise to the protein MESSPRPKLYPTIDTSTTTPPLPSSSTNNLYPSLDVDDLVNNIFPEQSSTASAPPVATEEVILTIHGAILHLIDKSYSVELAVGELQILRLVHGDITVAVFARVADEIQWPLTKDEPAVKVDESHYFFSLRPVNEPGSDHPADADDPDMLNYGLTIASKGQEPLLEKLDEILADYSSFTAEKVETLTDLTAAKETSPAELTGKRKRMVEKQCTAYWTTLAPNVEDYSGVASKMVAAGSGQLIKGILWCGDVTMDRLMWGNDFMKRKLTKAEKEREFSPSTLKRLKRVRKMTKMTEKVAKGVLSGAVKVSGFFTSSVVNSAAGKKLFGLLPGEMVLATLDGFNKVCDAVEIAGKNVMKTTSTVTTEIVDHKYGAKTAEATNAGLGAAGHALGTAWTVFKLRQVLNPKSAVKPSSLASTVIKTAAKERKKGKRVLSRGVLDISLIALVQKQ